From Harpia harpyja isolate bHarHar1 chromosome 19, bHarHar1 primary haplotype, whole genome shotgun sequence, one genomic window encodes:
- the ATP2B4 gene encoding plasma membrane calcium-transporting ATPase 4 isoform X1, translating into MTNNVADHHPGNSVAEGNHEGDFGCSMVELRNLMELRSAEAVARLNDSYGGVQNVCKRLKTSPVEGLSGNPTDLEKRRQVFGQNFIPPKKAKTFLQLVWEALQDVTLIILEIAAIISLGLSFYHPPGGDNELCGQSTGGVEDEGESQAGWIEGAAILFSVIIVVLVTAFNDWSKEKQFRGLQSRIEQEQKFTVIRKGQVIQIPVAEIVVGDIAQIKYGDLLPADGILIQGNDLKIDESSLTGESDQVKKSLDKDPMLLSGTHVMEGSGRMVVTAVGINSQTGIIFTLLGAGEGDEEKKVKKGKKTGAPENRNKAKTQDGVALEIQPLKSQEGVENEEKEKKKVKVPKKEKSVLQGKLTRLAVQIGKAGLIMSAITVIILVLYFVIDTFGVQGRPWLAECTPIYIQYFVKFFIIGVTVLVVAVPEGLPLAVTISLAYSVKKMMKDNNLVRHLDACETMGNATAICSDKTGTLTMNRMTVVQAYVGDTHYRQIPDPEAILPKILDLIVNGVAINSAYTSKILPPEKEGGLPRQVGNKTECALLGFVLDLKQDYQAVRNEVPEEKLYKVYTFNSVRKSMSTVLKNGNGGFRMYSKGASEIILRKCTRILDKNGDPRVFKVKDRDEMVKKVIEPMACHGLRTICLAFRDFPADAEPDWDSENEILSDLTCIAVVGIEDPVRPEVPDAILKCQRAGITVRMVTGDNINTARAIATKCGILLPGEDFLCLEGKEFNRLIRNEKGEVEQEQLDKIWPKLRVLARSSPTDKHTLVKGIIDSTVGDQRQVVAVTGDGTNDGPALKKADVGFAMGIAGTDVAKEASDIILTDDNFTSIVKAVMWGRNVYDSISKFLQFQLTVNIVAVIVAFTGACITQDSPLKAVQMLWVNLIMDTFASLALATEPPSESLLLRKPYGRNKPLISRTMMKNILGHAVYQLTIIFTLLFAGEKFFDIDSGRNAPLHSPPTEHYTIVFNTFVMMQLFNEINARKIHGERNVFESIYRNPIFCTVVLGTFAAQIIIVEFGGKPFSCSGLTLSQWFWCIFIGVGELLWGQLICTVPTSHLKFLKEAGHGITKEEIPEEELPEDVDEIDHAEMELRRGQILWFRGLNRIQTQIKVVNAFRSSLYEGLEKPESRSSIHNFMTHPEFILEEDEPRTPFLDGAEDDPETDGLKKRGGGSLGGSTSLNRNNNAVDSDQAEVTVPEPESPLHSLETSV; encoded by the exons ATGACGAACAACGTGGCCGACCACCACCCTGGGAACTCGGTTGCTGAAGGCAACCATGAGGGGGACTTTGGTTGCTCCATGGTGGAGCTCAGGAACCTCATGGAGCTGAGGAGTGCCGAGGCGGTCGCCCGGCTCAATGACTCCTACGGTGGCGTACAGAATGTCTGCAAGAGGTTGAAGACGTCGCCAGTTGAAG GCCTGTCCGGGAACCCGACCGACCTGGAGAAGAGGCGGCAGGTCTTCGGCCAGAACTTCATTCCTCCCAAAAAGGCCAAGACGTTCCTGCAGTTAGTGTGGGAGGCACTCCAGGACGTCACGCTGATCATCTTGGAAATCGCAGCCATAATCTCCTTGGGCCTGTCCTTCTACCACCCTCCGGGTGGTGACAATGAAT TGTGCGGCCAGTCGACGGGCGGCGTGGAGGATGAGGGCGAGTCGCAGGCCGGCTGGATCGAGGGCGCGGCTATATTGTTTTCAGTGATCATTGTGGTGCTGGTGACAGCTTTCAATGACTGGAGCAAGGAGAAGCAATTCCGGGGCCTCCAGAGCCGCATTGAGCAGGAGCAGAAGTTCACGGTCATTCGCAAGGGGCAGGTGATTCAGATCCCGGTGGCTGAGATCGTGGTGGGAGACATCGCGCAGATCAAGTACG GTGATCTCTTGCCTGCAGATGGGATCCTGATCCAGGGCAATGACCTGAAGATAGATGAGAGCTCACTGACCGGGGAGTCAGACCAAGTCAAGAAATCACTGGATAAAGACCCCATGCTGCTGTCAG GTACCCACGTGATGGAGGGCTCTGGCAGGATGGTGGTGACTGCTGTGGGTATCAACTCCCAGACGGGAATCATCTTCACTCTCTTGGGTGCGGGAGAAGGAGATGAggaaaagaaggtgaagaaag GTAAAAAAACCGGAGCCCCCGAAAATCGCAACAAAG CTAAAACTCAGGATGGTGTGGCCTTAGAGATCCAGCCCCTGAAGAGCCAGGAAGGGGTGGAAaatgaggagaaggagaagaagaaggtgAAGGTGCCCAAGAAAGAGAAGTCTGTGCTGCAAGGGAAGCTGACGCGCCTGGCGGTCCAGATTGGGAAGGCGG GGCTGATCATGTCGGCCATCACGGTCATCATCTTGGTGCTGTACTTTGTGATCGACACGTTTGGGGTGCAGGGGCGGCCCTGGCTGGCGGAGTGCACCCCCATTTACATCCAATACTTTGTCAAGTTCTTCATCATCGGTGTTACTGTGTTGGTGGTGGCTGTGCCCGAAGGGCTTCCGCTGGCAGTCACCATCTCCCTGGCCTACTCTGTGAAG AAAATGATGAAGGACAACAACCTTGTGAGACACTTGGATGCATGTGAGACCATGGGCAATGCCACCGCCATCTGTTCGGACAAGACAGGCACACTTACCATGAACCGCATGACTGTGGTGCAGGCCTACGTGGGGGACACGCACTACCGCCAGATCCCTGACCCCGAAGCCATCCTGCCCAAGATCTTGGACCTCATAGTCAACGGTGTCGCCATCAACTCTGCCTACACGTCCAAGATCCTG cCACCTGAGAAGGAAGGGGGGCTACCCCGGCAAGTGGGGAACAAGACCGAGTGTGCCCTGCTCGGTTTTGTGCTGGACCTGAAGCAGGATTACCAGGCTGTGCGGAACGAGGTGCCAGAGGAGAAGCTCTACAAGGTCTACACCTTCAACTCGGTGCGCAAGTCCATGAGCACGGTGCTGAAGAATGGCAATGGCGGCTTCCGCATGTACAGCAAGGGAGCTTCTGAGATCATCCTCCGCAA GTGCACCAGGATCCTGGACAAGAATGGTGACCCCCGAGTGTTCAAGGTGAAGGACCGGGATGAGATGGTGAAGAAGGTGATAGAGCCCATGGCCTGCCACGGGCTGCGGACCATCTGCCTGGCTTTCCGTGACTTCCCTGCTGATGCTGAGCCAGACTGGGACAGCGAGAACGAGATACTGTCTGACCTGACCTGCATCGCTGTGGTTGGGATAGAGGACCCTGTGCGGCCAGAG GTGCCAGACGCCATCCTGAAGTGCCAGCGTGCGGGGATCACTGTCCGGATGGTGACGGGGGACAACATCAACACCGCCCGTGCCATCGCCACCAAGTGTGGCATCCTGCTGCCAGGGGAGGACTTCTTGTGCCTGGAGGGGAAGGAGTTCAACCGGCTCATCCGCAACgagaaaggagag GTAGAACAGGAGCAGCTGGATAAGATCTGGCCCAAGCTGCGTGTGCTGGCCCGCTCCTCTCCGACAGATAAACACACGCTCGTGAAAG GAATTATCGACAGCACTGTTGGTGACCAGAGGCAGGTGGTGGCCGTGACCGGGGACGGGACCAACGATGGcccagctttgaagaaagctgatGTTGGGTTTGCCATG GGCATCGCAGGCACGGATGTGGCGAAGGAGGCTTCAGACATCATCCTGACGGATGACAACTTCACCAGCATCGTCAAGGCAGTGATGTGGGGACGCAACGTCTACGACAGCATCTCCAAGTTCCTGCAGTTCCAGCTGACTGTTAACATCGTGGCCGTCATTGTGGCCTTCACGGGCGCCTGCATCACGCAG GACTCTCCCCTGAAGGCTGTCCAGATGCTGTGGGTGAACCTGATCATGGACACCTTTGCCTCCTTAGCCCTGGCCACAGAGCCTCCGTCCGAGTCCCTGCTGCTGCGCAAGCCGTATGGCCGCAACAAACCACTCATCTCCCGCACCATGATGAAGAACATCCTGGGGCACGCGGTGTACCAGCTAACTATCATTTTCACGCTGCTTTTTGCGG GGGAGAAGTTTTTTGACATCGACAGTGGCCGAAACGCCCCACTCCACTCCCCGCCCACTGAGCACTACACCATTGTCTTCAACACCTTTGTCATGATGCAGTTATTCAATGAGATCAACGCACGCAAAATCCACGGGGAGAGGAATGTCTTCGAGTCCATCTACCGCAACCCTATCTTCTGCACGGTGGTGCTGGGGACATTTGCAGCTCAG ATCATCATTGTGGAGTTTGGTGGGAAGCCATTCAGCTGCTCCGGGCTCACCCTGAGCCAGTGGTTCTGGTGTATTTTTATCGGAGTGGGAGAGCTCCTCTGGGGCCAG ctgATCTGCACTGTCCCAACCAGCCACCTGAAGTTCCTGAAAGAAGCTGGGCATGGCATCACCAAGGAGGAGATCCCAGAGGAGGAACTGCCTGAAGACGTGGATGAGATCGACCATGCCGAAATGGAGCTGCGGCGCGGGCAGATCCTGTGGTTCAGGGGTCTCAACAGGATACAGACACAG
- the ATP2B4 gene encoding plasma membrane calcium-transporting ATPase 4 isoform X5 gives MTNNVADHHPGNSVAEGNHEGDFGCSMVELRNLMELRSAEAVARLNDSYGGVQNVCKRLKTSPVEGLSGNPTDLEKRRQVFGQNFIPPKKAKTFLQLVWEALQDVTLIILEIAAIISLGLSFYHPPGGDNELCGQSTGGVEDEGESQAGWIEGAAILFSVIIVVLVTAFNDWSKEKQFRGLQSRIEQEQKFTVIRKGQVIQIPVAEIVVGDIAQIKYGDLLPADGILIQGNDLKIDESSLTGESDQVKKSLDKDPMLLSGTHVMEGSGRMVVTAVGINSQTGIIFTLLGAGEGDEEKKVKKGKKTGAPENRNKAKTQDGVALEIQPLKSQEGVENEEKEKKKVKVPKKEKSVLQGKLTRLAVQIGKAGLIMSAITVIILVLYFVIDTFGVQGRPWLAECTPIYIQYFVKFFIIGVTVLVVAVPEGLPLAVTISLAYSVKKMMKDNNLVRHLDACETMGNATAICSDKTGTLTMNRMTVVQAYVGDTHYRQIPDPEAILPKILDLIVNGVAINSAYTSKILPPEKEGGLPRQVGNKTECALLGFVLDLKQDYQAVRNEVPEEKLYKVYTFNSVRKSMSTVLKNGNGGFRMYSKGASEIILRKCTRILDKNGDPRVFKVKDRDEMVKKVIEPMACHGLRTICLAFRDFPADAEPDWDSENEILSDLTCIAVVGIEDPVRPEVPDAILKCQRAGITVRMVTGDNINTARAIATKCGILLPGEDFLCLEGKEFNRLIRNEKGEVEQEQLDKIWPKLRVLARSSPTDKHTLVKGIIDSTVGDQRQVVAVTGDGTNDGPALKKADVGFAMGIAGTDVAKEASDIILTDDNFTSIVKAVMWGRNVYDSISKFLQFQLTVNIVAVIVAFTGACITQDSPLKAVQMLWVNLIMDTFASLALATEPPSESLLLRKPYGRNKPLISRTMMKNILGHAVYQLTIIFTLLFAGEKFFDIDSGRNAPLHSPPTEHYTIVFNTFVMMQLFNEINARKIHGERNVFESIYRNPIFCTVVLGTFAAQIIIVEFGGKPFSCSGLTLSQWFWCIFIGVGELLWGQLICTVPTSHLKFLKEAGHGITKEEIPEEELPEDVDEIDHAEMELRRGQILWFRGLNRIQTQMDVVYTFQTGASSLQGALRRQPSIVSQHHDIKVVNAFRSSLYEGLEKPESRSSIHNFMTHPEFILEEDEPRTPFLDGAEDDPETDGLKKRGGGSLGGSTSLNRNNNAVDSDQAEVTVPEPESPLHSLETSV, from the exons ATGACGAACAACGTGGCCGACCACCACCCTGGGAACTCGGTTGCTGAAGGCAACCATGAGGGGGACTTTGGTTGCTCCATGGTGGAGCTCAGGAACCTCATGGAGCTGAGGAGTGCCGAGGCGGTCGCCCGGCTCAATGACTCCTACGGTGGCGTACAGAATGTCTGCAAGAGGTTGAAGACGTCGCCAGTTGAAG GCCTGTCCGGGAACCCGACCGACCTGGAGAAGAGGCGGCAGGTCTTCGGCCAGAACTTCATTCCTCCCAAAAAGGCCAAGACGTTCCTGCAGTTAGTGTGGGAGGCACTCCAGGACGTCACGCTGATCATCTTGGAAATCGCAGCCATAATCTCCTTGGGCCTGTCCTTCTACCACCCTCCGGGTGGTGACAATGAAT TGTGCGGCCAGTCGACGGGCGGCGTGGAGGATGAGGGCGAGTCGCAGGCCGGCTGGATCGAGGGCGCGGCTATATTGTTTTCAGTGATCATTGTGGTGCTGGTGACAGCTTTCAATGACTGGAGCAAGGAGAAGCAATTCCGGGGCCTCCAGAGCCGCATTGAGCAGGAGCAGAAGTTCACGGTCATTCGCAAGGGGCAGGTGATTCAGATCCCGGTGGCTGAGATCGTGGTGGGAGACATCGCGCAGATCAAGTACG GTGATCTCTTGCCTGCAGATGGGATCCTGATCCAGGGCAATGACCTGAAGATAGATGAGAGCTCACTGACCGGGGAGTCAGACCAAGTCAAGAAATCACTGGATAAAGACCCCATGCTGCTGTCAG GTACCCACGTGATGGAGGGCTCTGGCAGGATGGTGGTGACTGCTGTGGGTATCAACTCCCAGACGGGAATCATCTTCACTCTCTTGGGTGCGGGAGAAGGAGATGAggaaaagaaggtgaagaaag GTAAAAAAACCGGAGCCCCCGAAAATCGCAACAAAG CTAAAACTCAGGATGGTGTGGCCTTAGAGATCCAGCCCCTGAAGAGCCAGGAAGGGGTGGAAaatgaggagaaggagaagaagaaggtgAAGGTGCCCAAGAAAGAGAAGTCTGTGCTGCAAGGGAAGCTGACGCGCCTGGCGGTCCAGATTGGGAAGGCGG GGCTGATCATGTCGGCCATCACGGTCATCATCTTGGTGCTGTACTTTGTGATCGACACGTTTGGGGTGCAGGGGCGGCCCTGGCTGGCGGAGTGCACCCCCATTTACATCCAATACTTTGTCAAGTTCTTCATCATCGGTGTTACTGTGTTGGTGGTGGCTGTGCCCGAAGGGCTTCCGCTGGCAGTCACCATCTCCCTGGCCTACTCTGTGAAG AAAATGATGAAGGACAACAACCTTGTGAGACACTTGGATGCATGTGAGACCATGGGCAATGCCACCGCCATCTGTTCGGACAAGACAGGCACACTTACCATGAACCGCATGACTGTGGTGCAGGCCTACGTGGGGGACACGCACTACCGCCAGATCCCTGACCCCGAAGCCATCCTGCCCAAGATCTTGGACCTCATAGTCAACGGTGTCGCCATCAACTCTGCCTACACGTCCAAGATCCTG cCACCTGAGAAGGAAGGGGGGCTACCCCGGCAAGTGGGGAACAAGACCGAGTGTGCCCTGCTCGGTTTTGTGCTGGACCTGAAGCAGGATTACCAGGCTGTGCGGAACGAGGTGCCAGAGGAGAAGCTCTACAAGGTCTACACCTTCAACTCGGTGCGCAAGTCCATGAGCACGGTGCTGAAGAATGGCAATGGCGGCTTCCGCATGTACAGCAAGGGAGCTTCTGAGATCATCCTCCGCAA GTGCACCAGGATCCTGGACAAGAATGGTGACCCCCGAGTGTTCAAGGTGAAGGACCGGGATGAGATGGTGAAGAAGGTGATAGAGCCCATGGCCTGCCACGGGCTGCGGACCATCTGCCTGGCTTTCCGTGACTTCCCTGCTGATGCTGAGCCAGACTGGGACAGCGAGAACGAGATACTGTCTGACCTGACCTGCATCGCTGTGGTTGGGATAGAGGACCCTGTGCGGCCAGAG GTGCCAGACGCCATCCTGAAGTGCCAGCGTGCGGGGATCACTGTCCGGATGGTGACGGGGGACAACATCAACACCGCCCGTGCCATCGCCACCAAGTGTGGCATCCTGCTGCCAGGGGAGGACTTCTTGTGCCTGGAGGGGAAGGAGTTCAACCGGCTCATCCGCAACgagaaaggagag GTAGAACAGGAGCAGCTGGATAAGATCTGGCCCAAGCTGCGTGTGCTGGCCCGCTCCTCTCCGACAGATAAACACACGCTCGTGAAAG GAATTATCGACAGCACTGTTGGTGACCAGAGGCAGGTGGTGGCCGTGACCGGGGACGGGACCAACGATGGcccagctttgaagaaagctgatGTTGGGTTTGCCATG GGCATCGCAGGCACGGATGTGGCGAAGGAGGCTTCAGACATCATCCTGACGGATGACAACTTCACCAGCATCGTCAAGGCAGTGATGTGGGGACGCAACGTCTACGACAGCATCTCCAAGTTCCTGCAGTTCCAGCTGACTGTTAACATCGTGGCCGTCATTGTGGCCTTCACGGGCGCCTGCATCACGCAG GACTCTCCCCTGAAGGCTGTCCAGATGCTGTGGGTGAACCTGATCATGGACACCTTTGCCTCCTTAGCCCTGGCCACAGAGCCTCCGTCCGAGTCCCTGCTGCTGCGCAAGCCGTATGGCCGCAACAAACCACTCATCTCCCGCACCATGATGAAGAACATCCTGGGGCACGCGGTGTACCAGCTAACTATCATTTTCACGCTGCTTTTTGCGG GGGAGAAGTTTTTTGACATCGACAGTGGCCGAAACGCCCCACTCCACTCCCCGCCCACTGAGCACTACACCATTGTCTTCAACACCTTTGTCATGATGCAGTTATTCAATGAGATCAACGCACGCAAAATCCACGGGGAGAGGAATGTCTTCGAGTCCATCTACCGCAACCCTATCTTCTGCACGGTGGTGCTGGGGACATTTGCAGCTCAG ATCATCATTGTGGAGTTTGGTGGGAAGCCATTCAGCTGCTCCGGGCTCACCCTGAGCCAGTGGTTCTGGTGTATTTTTATCGGAGTGGGAGAGCTCCTCTGGGGCCAG ctgATCTGCACTGTCCCAACCAGCCACCTGAAGTTCCTGAAAGAAGCTGGGCATGGCATCACCAAGGAGGAGATCCCAGAGGAGGAACTGCCTGAAGACGTGGATGAGATCGACCATGCCGAAATGGAGCTGCGGCGCGGGCAGATCCTGTGGTTCAGGGGTCTCAACAGGATACAGACACAG ATGGACGTAGTTTACACATTCCAGACCGGCGCCTCCTCTTTGCAGGGAGCCCTCAGGAGACAGCCTTCCATCGTGAGCCAGCACCACgat
- the ATP2B4 gene encoding plasma membrane calcium-transporting ATPase 4 isoform X2, with protein sequence MTNNVADHHPGNSVAEGNHEGDFGCSMVELRNLMELRSAEAVARLNDSYGGVQNVCKRLKTSPVEGLSGNPTDLEKRRQVFGQNFIPPKKAKTFLQLVWEALQDVTLIILEIAAIISLGLSFYHPPGGDNELCGQSTGGVEDEGESQAGWIEGAAILFSVIIVVLVTAFNDWSKEKQFRGLQSRIEQEQKFTVIRKGQVIQIPVAEIVVGDIAQIKYGDLLPADGILIQGNDLKIDESSLTGESDQVKKSLDKDPMLLSGTHVMEGSGRMVVTAVGINSQTGIIFTLLGAGEGDEEKKVKKAKTQDGVALEIQPLKSQEGVENEEKEKKKVKVPKKEKSVLQGKLTRLAVQIGKAGLIMSAITVIILVLYFVIDTFGVQGRPWLAECTPIYIQYFVKFFIIGVTVLVVAVPEGLPLAVTISLAYSVKKMMKDNNLVRHLDACETMGNATAICSDKTGTLTMNRMTVVQAYVGDTHYRQIPDPEAILPKILDLIVNGVAINSAYTSKILPPEKEGGLPRQVGNKTECALLGFVLDLKQDYQAVRNEVPEEKLYKVYTFNSVRKSMSTVLKNGNGGFRMYSKGASEIILRKCTRILDKNGDPRVFKVKDRDEMVKKVIEPMACHGLRTICLAFRDFPADAEPDWDSENEILSDLTCIAVVGIEDPVRPEVPDAILKCQRAGITVRMVTGDNINTARAIATKCGILLPGEDFLCLEGKEFNRLIRNEKGEVEQEQLDKIWPKLRVLARSSPTDKHTLVKGIIDSTVGDQRQVVAVTGDGTNDGPALKKADVGFAMGIAGTDVAKEASDIILTDDNFTSIVKAVMWGRNVYDSISKFLQFQLTVNIVAVIVAFTGACITQDSPLKAVQMLWVNLIMDTFASLALATEPPSESLLLRKPYGRNKPLISRTMMKNILGHAVYQLTIIFTLLFAGEKFFDIDSGRNAPLHSPPTEHYTIVFNTFVMMQLFNEINARKIHGERNVFESIYRNPIFCTVVLGTFAAQIIIVEFGGKPFSCSGLTLSQWFWCIFIGVGELLWGQLICTVPTSHLKFLKEAGHGITKEEIPEEELPEDVDEIDHAEMELRRGQILWFRGLNRIQTQIKVVNAFRSSLYEGLEKPESRSSIHNFMTHPEFILEEDEPRTPFLDGAEDDPETDGLKKRGGGSLGGSTSLNRNNNAVDSDQAEVTVPEPESPLHSLETSV encoded by the exons ATGACGAACAACGTGGCCGACCACCACCCTGGGAACTCGGTTGCTGAAGGCAACCATGAGGGGGACTTTGGTTGCTCCATGGTGGAGCTCAGGAACCTCATGGAGCTGAGGAGTGCCGAGGCGGTCGCCCGGCTCAATGACTCCTACGGTGGCGTACAGAATGTCTGCAAGAGGTTGAAGACGTCGCCAGTTGAAG GCCTGTCCGGGAACCCGACCGACCTGGAGAAGAGGCGGCAGGTCTTCGGCCAGAACTTCATTCCTCCCAAAAAGGCCAAGACGTTCCTGCAGTTAGTGTGGGAGGCACTCCAGGACGTCACGCTGATCATCTTGGAAATCGCAGCCATAATCTCCTTGGGCCTGTCCTTCTACCACCCTCCGGGTGGTGACAATGAAT TGTGCGGCCAGTCGACGGGCGGCGTGGAGGATGAGGGCGAGTCGCAGGCCGGCTGGATCGAGGGCGCGGCTATATTGTTTTCAGTGATCATTGTGGTGCTGGTGACAGCTTTCAATGACTGGAGCAAGGAGAAGCAATTCCGGGGCCTCCAGAGCCGCATTGAGCAGGAGCAGAAGTTCACGGTCATTCGCAAGGGGCAGGTGATTCAGATCCCGGTGGCTGAGATCGTGGTGGGAGACATCGCGCAGATCAAGTACG GTGATCTCTTGCCTGCAGATGGGATCCTGATCCAGGGCAATGACCTGAAGATAGATGAGAGCTCACTGACCGGGGAGTCAGACCAAGTCAAGAAATCACTGGATAAAGACCCCATGCTGCTGTCAG GTACCCACGTGATGGAGGGCTCTGGCAGGATGGTGGTGACTGCTGTGGGTATCAACTCCCAGACGGGAATCATCTTCACTCTCTTGGGTGCGGGAGAAGGAGATGAggaaaagaaggtgaagaaag CTAAAACTCAGGATGGTGTGGCCTTAGAGATCCAGCCCCTGAAGAGCCAGGAAGGGGTGGAAaatgaggagaaggagaagaagaaggtgAAGGTGCCCAAGAAAGAGAAGTCTGTGCTGCAAGGGAAGCTGACGCGCCTGGCGGTCCAGATTGGGAAGGCGG GGCTGATCATGTCGGCCATCACGGTCATCATCTTGGTGCTGTACTTTGTGATCGACACGTTTGGGGTGCAGGGGCGGCCCTGGCTGGCGGAGTGCACCCCCATTTACATCCAATACTTTGTCAAGTTCTTCATCATCGGTGTTACTGTGTTGGTGGTGGCTGTGCCCGAAGGGCTTCCGCTGGCAGTCACCATCTCCCTGGCCTACTCTGTGAAG AAAATGATGAAGGACAACAACCTTGTGAGACACTTGGATGCATGTGAGACCATGGGCAATGCCACCGCCATCTGTTCGGACAAGACAGGCACACTTACCATGAACCGCATGACTGTGGTGCAGGCCTACGTGGGGGACACGCACTACCGCCAGATCCCTGACCCCGAAGCCATCCTGCCCAAGATCTTGGACCTCATAGTCAACGGTGTCGCCATCAACTCTGCCTACACGTCCAAGATCCTG cCACCTGAGAAGGAAGGGGGGCTACCCCGGCAAGTGGGGAACAAGACCGAGTGTGCCCTGCTCGGTTTTGTGCTGGACCTGAAGCAGGATTACCAGGCTGTGCGGAACGAGGTGCCAGAGGAGAAGCTCTACAAGGTCTACACCTTCAACTCGGTGCGCAAGTCCATGAGCACGGTGCTGAAGAATGGCAATGGCGGCTTCCGCATGTACAGCAAGGGAGCTTCTGAGATCATCCTCCGCAA GTGCACCAGGATCCTGGACAAGAATGGTGACCCCCGAGTGTTCAAGGTGAAGGACCGGGATGAGATGGTGAAGAAGGTGATAGAGCCCATGGCCTGCCACGGGCTGCGGACCATCTGCCTGGCTTTCCGTGACTTCCCTGCTGATGCTGAGCCAGACTGGGACAGCGAGAACGAGATACTGTCTGACCTGACCTGCATCGCTGTGGTTGGGATAGAGGACCCTGTGCGGCCAGAG GTGCCAGACGCCATCCTGAAGTGCCAGCGTGCGGGGATCACTGTCCGGATGGTGACGGGGGACAACATCAACACCGCCCGTGCCATCGCCACCAAGTGTGGCATCCTGCTGCCAGGGGAGGACTTCTTGTGCCTGGAGGGGAAGGAGTTCAACCGGCTCATCCGCAACgagaaaggagag GTAGAACAGGAGCAGCTGGATAAGATCTGGCCCAAGCTGCGTGTGCTGGCCCGCTCCTCTCCGACAGATAAACACACGCTCGTGAAAG GAATTATCGACAGCACTGTTGGTGACCAGAGGCAGGTGGTGGCCGTGACCGGGGACGGGACCAACGATGGcccagctttgaagaaagctgatGTTGGGTTTGCCATG GGCATCGCAGGCACGGATGTGGCGAAGGAGGCTTCAGACATCATCCTGACGGATGACAACTTCACCAGCATCGTCAAGGCAGTGATGTGGGGACGCAACGTCTACGACAGCATCTCCAAGTTCCTGCAGTTCCAGCTGACTGTTAACATCGTGGCCGTCATTGTGGCCTTCACGGGCGCCTGCATCACGCAG GACTCTCCCCTGAAGGCTGTCCAGATGCTGTGGGTGAACCTGATCATGGACACCTTTGCCTCCTTAGCCCTGGCCACAGAGCCTCCGTCCGAGTCCCTGCTGCTGCGCAAGCCGTATGGCCGCAACAAACCACTCATCTCCCGCACCATGATGAAGAACATCCTGGGGCACGCGGTGTACCAGCTAACTATCATTTTCACGCTGCTTTTTGCGG GGGAGAAGTTTTTTGACATCGACAGTGGCCGAAACGCCCCACTCCACTCCCCGCCCACTGAGCACTACACCATTGTCTTCAACACCTTTGTCATGATGCAGTTATTCAATGAGATCAACGCACGCAAAATCCACGGGGAGAGGAATGTCTTCGAGTCCATCTACCGCAACCCTATCTTCTGCACGGTGGTGCTGGGGACATTTGCAGCTCAG ATCATCATTGTGGAGTTTGGTGGGAAGCCATTCAGCTGCTCCGGGCTCACCCTGAGCCAGTGGTTCTGGTGTATTTTTATCGGAGTGGGAGAGCTCCTCTGGGGCCAG ctgATCTGCACTGTCCCAACCAGCCACCTGAAGTTCCTGAAAGAAGCTGGGCATGGCATCACCAAGGAGGAGATCCCAGAGGAGGAACTGCCTGAAGACGTGGATGAGATCGACCATGCCGAAATGGAGCTGCGGCGCGGGCAGATCCTGTGGTTCAGGGGTCTCAACAGGATACAGACACAG